The Cyanobacterium sp. T60_A2020_053 genome has a window encoding:
- a CDS encoding mechanosensitive ion channel family protein produces MNKIIIKYLTILTLTFLLVVNFTPQARAQLPFFNLPTSSVVDFPETPNWDLNKAEPCGKYWCSNVYFFGNADIMEEELTVALPRETEKTSAEIAIDVEQRAKFVQNIFEGIFQNITQSDSFEFITERKPLKFWQLTKQKPRHPLTPIVEVGTENDQTVIYVPRQPDLGLASQAIVTVTAIDANANASTIELLAQKWRTGVQDSLSDALWGLEMNHQQPFLRLQIVAFAVILLVTLLILVGKVKGFFKKINKVLRQELDQIKSTLTTDPEAEKKQYSQDNLDNQKGEIKKPTSGKFEPIPAPLPPRIEKFRILLAKLFNDSINTGIQAISDGLLISTKILPKVYQEKQNIIKQQLNLIQLILRVCFLSQIMFILLTLGTIVTTFRETRYLFNLFFSQAILLPLIWILMVLTDKLVDFWIDSALNHWAKERQELFPHSNRPTLRVNTYSPALQGATTFLFTVIGISLTFTVTGINPSVVAGAGAAAVVFAFLSRNLLEDMLNGVLILFTDRFAVGDVVEINGLAGAVETMNLYATSLRNLDGQLIVIPNGHISTVINMTKNWSRVNFTIEIAWNEDTQKAINLIDEVAQKMYEEEVWQEKILEPADILGIEKVSHDGIMIRLLIKTLPAEQWTVARELRFRVKEVFAKERISLGIPQREIWHHDSFLTNS; encoded by the coding sequence ATGAACAAAATTATTATCAAATATCTGACCATTTTAACCCTAACGTTTCTATTGGTAGTTAATTTTACTCCCCAAGCGCGCGCCCAACTGCCCTTTTTCAACCTTCCCACTAGCAGTGTGGTAGATTTTCCTGAAACTCCTAATTGGGATTTGAATAAAGCTGAACCTTGTGGTAAATATTGGTGTAGTAATGTTTATTTTTTTGGTAATGCAGACATAATGGAAGAGGAATTAACCGTTGCTTTACCGAGAGAAACAGAAAAAACTTCCGCCGAAATTGCCATCGATGTAGAGCAAAGGGCAAAATTCGTGCAGAATATTTTTGAGGGTATTTTTCAAAATATTACTCAATCAGACTCATTTGAGTTTATCACAGAGCGCAAACCTTTGAAGTTTTGGCAGTTAACGAAGCAGAAACCTCGCCATCCTCTGACTCCCATTGTAGAAGTCGGCACGGAAAATGATCAAACGGTAATTTATGTACCTCGTCAACCTGATTTGGGTTTGGCTTCTCAGGCTATTGTCACAGTGACGGCTATTGATGCTAACGCCAATGCTTCTACTATTGAATTATTAGCCCAGAAGTGGCGCACTGGGGTGCAAGATTCTCTCAGTGATGCCCTTTGGGGGTTAGAAATGAATCATCAACAACCTTTTTTAAGGTTACAAATAGTGGCTTTTGCCGTTATTTTGTTGGTTACACTATTAATTTTAGTGGGTAAAGTGAAAGGGTTTTTCAAAAAAATTAATAAGGTTTTACGACAAGAACTGGACCAAATTAAAAGTACTTTAACCACTGATCCTGAAGCGGAAAAAAAGCAATATAGTCAAGATAATTTAGATAATCAAAAGGGAGAAATTAAAAAACCTACTTCGGGCAAATTTGAACCGATACCAGCGCCCCTCCCCCCACGCATAGAAAAATTTAGAATACTTTTAGCTAAGTTATTTAATGATAGTATTAATACAGGAATTCAAGCTATATCAGATGGTTTACTAATTTCTACTAAAATTTTACCTAAAGTTTATCAAGAAAAACAAAACATCATTAAACAACAATTAAATTTAATTCAACTAATCTTAAGAGTATGTTTTTTAAGTCAAATTATGTTCATTCTCTTAACATTGGGTACGATAGTTACTACTTTTAGAGAAACCCGTTATTTATTTAATCTCTTTTTCTCTCAAGCAATTTTATTACCTCTAATTTGGATTTTAATGGTGTTAACTGATAAATTAGTAGATTTTTGGATTGATTCCGCCCTCAATCACTGGGCAAAGGAAAGACAAGAGTTATTTCCTCATTCCAATCGCCCTACTTTACGGGTTAATACCTACTCTCCTGCTTTACAAGGCGCGACAACTTTCCTCTTTACTGTCATCGGTATTTCCCTAACTTTCACCGTAACAGGTATTAATCCTAGTGTGGTGGCGGGCGCTGGGGCGGCGGCGGTGGTTTTTGCTTTTCTTTCCCGTAATTTATTAGAAGATATGCTTAATGGTGTTTTAATCCTCTTTACCGATCGTTTTGCTGTGGGTGACGTGGTGGAAATTAATGGTTTGGCGGGCGCTGTGGAAACCATGAATCTTTACGCTACCTCTCTGCGCAATTTAGACGGGCAATTAATCGTTATCCCCAATGGTCACATATCAACAGTAATCAATATGACTAAAAATTGGTCAAGGGTGAATTTTACCATCGAGATAGCTTGGAATGAAGACACCCAAAAAGCCATTAATTTAATTGATGAAGTGGCGCAGAAAATGTACGAAGAAGAGGTATGGCAAGAGAAAATTCTCGAACCAGCAGATATTCTTGGTATCGAAAAAGTGTCCCATGATGGTATAATGATCAGACTATTAATTAAAACTTTACCTGCCGAACAATGGACTGTGGCTAGGGAGTTACGCTTTCGAGTGAAGGAAGTATTTGCCAAAGAAAGAATTTCTCTGGGTATTCCTCAGCGCGAAATTTGGCATCATGACTCCTTTTTGACTAATTCATAG
- a CDS encoding HlyC/CorC family transporter has translation MSWHLIGFRLLAVFVLIAINAFFVTAEFAIVSVRRSRVNHLVLEGDIPFQTVQSLQKSLDRLLSTTQLGITLSSLALGWIGEGAIAQSLQSIVVSLSLSARLTDIFIHSISIPLSFILLVYLQIVLGELCPKSLALIHAESLARFLAPSIRVIGIIFKPFIDIINQSTRFLLTIIGIKYNGQGWYQQVTPEELQLIIRTERESSGLEAEERELLSNVFEFGDVEAIEIMTPRVDIDAVNLNATYEDLFQEVALSNHSRYPVIGESLDDIRGFIHTRDCLAFLAQTTVEGADSSLSNKLNQSIEDLIKPIKFISESTLLSEILTIMERSRLKMVIIVDEYGGTSGLVSMQDLINEILGYEESNQEDQEFSVKVIDEQNFLVSAQMNLEELNDLLDFDLPLTEEYNTLAGFLIYQWQKIPAQNEVFGFDNLVFTIADIDGPRLNKIKITVVNN, from the coding sequence ATGAGTTGGCATTTGATTGGCTTTCGTCTTCTCGCTGTTTTTGTACTAATTGCCATTAATGCTTTTTTTGTGACGGCTGAGTTTGCCATAGTTTCGGTGAGACGCTCACGGGTTAATCATTTAGTATTAGAAGGGGATATTCCTTTTCAAACTGTACAATCTTTACAAAAAAGTTTAGACCGTTTACTTTCTACTACTCAGCTAGGGATTACTCTTTCTAGTTTAGCTTTAGGATGGATTGGGGAGGGCGCTATTGCTCAATCTTTACAATCAATTGTTGTTTCCCTTTCTTTGTCGGCAAGATTGACGGATATTTTCATTCATTCTATTTCTATTCCTCTTTCTTTTATACTTTTGGTTTATTTACAAATCGTTTTGGGGGAGTTATGCCCTAAATCTTTAGCTTTGATTCATGCGGAAAGTTTGGCTCGATTTCTAGCGCCCTCCATCCGAGTAATTGGGATTATTTTTAAGCCTTTCATCGATATTATTAATCAATCCACCCGTTTTTTATTAACTATTATTGGCATCAAATATAATGGACAAGGTTGGTATCAACAAGTTACCCCAGAGGAATTACAGCTAATTATTCGCACGGAAAGGGAATCGTCGGGATTAGAGGCAGAAGAAAGAGAATTATTGAGTAATGTTTTTGAATTTGGCGATGTGGAAGCTATAGAAATTATGACTCCTCGGGTTGACATTGATGCAGTCAATCTGAATGCTACCTATGAGGATTTATTTCAAGAGGTGGCGCTTAGTAATCATTCTCGTTATCCCGTCATCGGGGAATCCCTTGATGATATTCGGGGTTTTATTCATACTAGGGATTGTTTAGCTTTTCTCGCTCAAACTACGGTGGAGGGCGCTGATTCTTCTTTATCTAACAAATTAAATCAATCTATTGAAGATTTAATCAAACCCATCAAGTTTATCTCAGAATCAACTTTATTGAGTGAAATTTTAACCATTATGGAACGTTCACGGTTAAAAATGGTCATCATTGTTGATGAGTATGGTGGCACGTCTGGTTTAGTATCCATGCAAGATTTAATTAACGAAATCCTCGGTTATGAAGAGTCAAACCAAGAAGATCAAGAGTTTTCTGTTAAAGTAATTGATGAGCAAAATTTTCTAGTTTCCGCCCAAATGAATTTGGAGGAGTTAAACGATTTACTCGATTTTGATTTACCCTTGACAGAGGAATACAATACCCTTGCTGGGTTTTTGATTTATCAATGGCAAAAAATTCCTGCTCAAAATGAAGTATTTGGTTTTGATAATCTCGTCTTTACTATTGCCGATATTGATGGTCCGAGATTGAATAAAATTAAAATTACAGTGGTTAATAATTAG
- a CDS encoding Calvin cycle protein CP12 — translation MSNIQEKIQEELKQAREVCSTEGATSGECAAAWDAVEELQAEASHQKQEEPKKNSLQQYCEDNPEAAECRIYDD, via the coding sequence ATGAGCAATATCCAAGAAAAAATCCAAGAAGAACTAAAACAGGCTAGGGAAGTATGTAGCACGGAGGGCGCTACCTCTGGAGAATGTGCCGCCGCTTGGGATGCCGTGGAAGAGTTACAAGCTGAGGCTTCTCACCAAAAACAAGAAGAACCGAAAAAAAATTCTTTGCAACAATATTGTGAGGATAACCCCGAAGCTGCCGAATGTCGCATTTATGACGACTAA
- a CDS encoding DUF3177 family protein produces the protein MEDTLLRALVWTHYKLFLLFCLFFPLILSVWALYSKIPSIQRLLLIFWRVASLLAIAIYLFIPVWQIGYIAWFVGHVLITISLWFWVDINDEIQDLPKNNLRLALTSWRWATTIYGVLGSISSGAFLGCSFSADASVEKTCRAWLEAPWHYKTWFHPDATTGFLGFLGMSGLIIYTIYLIYFLLFRLIKQGRIAIEQ, from the coding sequence ATGGAAGATACTTTGTTACGGGCGCTGGTGTGGACTCACTATAAGTTATTCTTATTATTCTGTCTATTTTTCCCATTAATTCTGTCAGTTTGGGCTTTATATTCTAAAATTCCCTCAATTCAACGATTACTATTAATTTTTTGGCGTGTGGCTAGTTTACTAGCTATAGCCATTTATCTATTTATCCCTGTGTGGCAAATCGGTTATATTGCTTGGTTTGTCGGTCATGTATTAATTACCATTAGTCTTTGGTTTTGGGTGGATATTAACGATGAAATTCAAGATTTACCCAAAAATAACCTCCGTTTAGCCCTTACCAGTTGGCGCTGGGCAACTACTATTTATGGTGTTTTAGGCTCAATTAGTTCGGGCGCTTTTTTGGGTTGTTCTTTTTCTGCTGATGCTTCCGTAGAGAAAACCTGTCGTGCTTGGCTAGAAGCACCTTGGCACTATAAAACTTGGTTTCACCCTGATGCAACTACGGGATTTTTAGGGTTTTTAGGTATGTCTGGATTAATTATCTATACTATTTATTTAATCTATTTCTTATTATTTCGTCTCATCAAACAAGGGCGCATTGCCATTGAACAATAA